The Sphaerochaeta globosa str. Buddy region TGGAGACCATACAGACATGAATACCTTGTTTCAGGCACGCTTGAGCCATCACCGAGCTCACCTCAGGAGAGCCGGTAGCCTCAACCAACACATCGATCTTGCAGAATGGCAGAAGTGTTCCATCCTCCAGGATGATGATGGGATCGTCGGTCTTCAGAGCCTGTTCGATATCGCGCTGGTTCCTGCAGGGATGAAAGCGCGAGCTGTCATACTTCAGTGACTCCAGCAGCTTTCTCGATACATCCATATCCAGGTCGCAGATGACCCGCAGCGAAAGGGAGTCCTGCATCCTGGGGACCTGTGCCAGAAATGAATAGCCGAAACCGCCATTAGCTCCGATGATGCCAACTTGAGCGACTTTTGCATTATCTTTGAATAAGGTTGAATAGTTCATCAGCATTGTTTCCTCTTGGTAGTTTGATAGACAGAGGCTCTCCCTTCATACGAAGGGATTCTGAGTCTCAGGTTTTTTCACTCTTTTTCAGTTCTTGCGGGCTTTTGAGAAAGCAATCAGTTTCTGTATCACAGGAAAAAGCAGCAGAGCAAAGGTGCAAATCAGAATCACCGCAGATATCGGTTTCTCGAAGAATACCCAAAGGCTTCCTTGTGAAATACTGAGAGCCTGGCGCATCGAGACCTCCAGCCGAGGTGCCAATACAAAAGCCAACAACACAGGAGAGGACGGGAATGCCTGTTTCTTCAAATAAAAGGCCACCACCCCTGCAGTCACCATGACACCCATGTCAAAGATGCTGTTGCCTACCGCATAGGAACCTACGAGACAGATCACCATAATAATGGGAATCATGACTCGTTTGGAAATCTTGAGGAAAGACACCAGAAACGGGAGAACCGCCATACCGGCAACTAGACAGAGTATATTGCCGAAATACATGGAACTGATCAGGCCCCAGACAAAATCCGGATTCGACTCGAACAACAGCGGGCCGGGCCTCAGCCCCCACATCATCAAACCTCCAAGAAGAACCGCACTGGTGGAGGATCCAGGGATGCCCAATGAAAGCAACGGTGCAAAAGAACCTACAGCAGCTGCATTGTTTGCAGCTTCGGAAACCGCGACACCGGTAATCTCGCCTGTTCCCAGCGTATGTCGTTTCTTTCCAATGCGCTTCTCCAGGATATAGGCAAGGAAGGATCCGGTGGTTGCTCCTGCACCGGGAAGAAAACCGATGAAGTTACCCAACACGCCGCTTCGTACCGACGGCCAGAAAATTTCCTTGAACTCAGCCCAGCTCAGCATGCTTTCACGAATGGAAAGCTTCTTCACTCCATCGACCTTGAAATCCTTGGAATCGCTGATCATCTCCAGGACTTGGCTGAAACCGAACATGCCGATCACCAACGGAACGAAGGTGATGCCGCCGATGAGGTTGAGGCTGCCGAAGTTGTAACGGGCGTTGCCTGAAGCCCCGTCGATGCCGATGGTTGAAAGCAGGATGCCAAGGCATGCTGTCACCAGACCCTTGACCGGATCGTCGCCGAGCAGCCAACCGATTGAGGTCAGAGCAAGGAAAATCAGGGCGGCTACTTCTGCCGGTCCGAATTTCAGACCGATTTCCGCCAGAAGCGGGCCGAAAATGGTCAAAAAGACAATACCGATGCTCCCACCGATGAATGAGGCATAGTTGCCGGTAGCCAGGGACTTGCCCGCTTTTCCTTTCAATGTCAGCTGGTATCCATCGAGGGCGGTCACCACTGCTGGAGTATCGCCGGGGATATTCAACAGGGTGGCACTGTACGCACCGCCATACATATTTCCATAGTAGATGCCGGCAAGCATGATGATTCCTGCCGTTGGACTCATTTTAAATGTCATAGGCAGCAACATGGAGATACCCGCTGCAGCCCCGATTCCAGGCATCGCACCAACTACAATACCCAGCAGAGATCCAATAAATGCCGCCATCGCATTACTGAACGTAAATGCGACTGAGAAGCCTTGCATCAATAATTCCCAATTGTTCATACCCTTCCTCCTTCTTCTCTAGAAACCGAATATGCTGCGAGGAAAGGGAATCCTCAGCCACACGACAAAGATCAGGTACACCAGCAGCGTCACGATGACCGAGATGATCAGAGATTTGGACAGGCGTACTTTACTGATGAAAAGCAGCCAGATGAACGATGTAAGGAACATCGAAACCACTACTCCGGCAAAGCGGAACACCACAATGGCAGCAATGGTATACACCACTGGAAGCAGTGGACGAATGCGGGACAAGGAAAAGGTACTCGCTGTTTGAGATGTTTGACGGTGATTCATGCGAATCCGCTTGATTTCCTTGATTAGGAGAACGCAGGAGAAAATCATCAATATTACAGAGAATATGACCGGGATGAATCCGCTGCCCGGCTGATTCTTATTCCAAAACGTATACACCATCAAACCTTGCTGACACCAATATCCCGACAGCAGAAAGATAATGAGGTTGATTGCTAGTTCCATACCCTATTCCTTTTATGAATCAGGGGGCTCTTCGCCCCCCTGATCGTTCAGTACTGTATCACTAGAGAATTCCAAGTTTCTTTGCGAAATCGAGGAGCATTTTCTCGGATTCACCGTAGAATTTGGTAAAGTCATCGGCATTCAGATATTGTCCTTCGAGTACGTTCTTCTGGATGTATCCAACTTTCCACTCTTCGGTTTCCGATACCTTCTGCAGAATATCACTCCAGAAAAGCTGAGCTTCACGGCTCATGCCGGCAGGTCCGATGACCGAACGGGACATCTGCATGACAACATCGGGATGACCAAGAGCTGTAAAGGTCGGAGTCTTCTCAAACGGGGCGGACATGGCTTTTGGAGCAAACGAACCGATGGCTGTCAGTCTTCCCCCCTCAACCAATCCTACACACTCAACAGGATTGAGAATGGCAAGGTCCATATGGCCACCAAGCAAAGCGGTCGCTACTTCACCACTGGAAGCAAAATATGCAGAGTAGTTGAACTTGGTTCCTGTCTTCTCTTCGAGCAATGCAAGAGCCATTGCATCGAGGTCATCGGCAAGCCCGACAGTCAGTGAAGAGGGATTTGCCTTGATGGCTTTCTCGACCGATGCCCAATCAGGGAACTTGCCGTCGGTGCGGGAAACCAAAAGAATATCATCCAAGGCCATGTTGGCGATCGGAGTGAAGGGACCCTTCGGGGACATGCTCTTGTTGACA contains the following coding sequences:
- a CDS encoding tripartite tricarboxylate transporter permease — encoded protein: MNNWELLMQGFSVAFTFSNAMAAFIGSLLGIVVGAMPGIGAAAGISMLLPMTFKMSPTAGIIMLAGIYYGNMYGGAYSATLLNIPGDTPAVVTALDGYQLTLKGKAGKSLATGNYASFIGGSIGIVFLTIFGPLLAEIGLKFGPAEVAALIFLALTSIGWLLGDDPVKGLVTACLGILLSTIGIDGASGNARYNFGSLNLIGGITFVPLVIGMFGFSQVLEMISDSKDFKVDGVKKLSIRESMLSWAEFKEIFWPSVRSGVLGNFIGFLPGAGATTGSFLAYILEKRIGKKRHTLGTGEITGVAVSEAANNAAAVGSFAPLLSLGIPGSSTSAVLLGGLMMWGLRPGPLLFESNPDFVWGLISSMYFGNILCLVAGMAVLPFLVSFLKISKRVMIPIIMVICLVGSYAVGNSIFDMGVMVTAGVVAFYLKKQAFPSSPVLLAFVLAPRLEVSMRQALSISQGSLWVFFEKPISAVILICTFALLLFPVIQKLIAFSKARKN
- a CDS encoding tripartite tricarboxylate transporter TctB family protein — its product is MELAINLIIFLLSGYWCQQGLMVYTFWNKNQPGSGFIPVIFSVILMIFSCVLLIKEIKRIRMNHRQTSQTASTFSLSRIRPLLPVVYTIAAIVVFRFAGVVVSMFLTSFIWLLFISKVRLSKSLIISVIVTLLVYLIFVVWLRIPFPRSIFGF
- a CDS encoding Bug family tripartite tricarboxylate transporter substrate binding protein translates to MKKLFVVLVCVLALSGVLWAQGNAEAAKYPDRGIEFVIPGSAGGGSDILGRTIADIIQKYKLVDQTITIVNKGGGASAVSHGYVNAKTDVDYYLLTCNSANQLSMHVNKSMSPKGPFTPIANMALDDILLVSRTDGKFPDWASVEKAIKANPSSLTVGLADDLDAMALALLEEKTGTKFNYSAYFASSGEVATALLGGHMDLAILNPVECVGLVEGGRLTAIGSFAPKAMSAPFEKTPTFTALGHPDVVMQMSRSVIGPAGMSREAQLFWSDILQKVSETEEWKVGYIQKNVLEGQYLNADDFTKFYGESEKMLLDFAKKLGIL